The genome window CCAGCAGCACCAGGGGGCAGAgcacccccagccccacaccctcTTTGTGGGGGGGCTCCCGGCCCGCAGCCACAGCTCCAAACTTCCGGTGAGAACCATCTTGCCCCCACTGCCCACCCACTGTTCACCCCTTTCAGCTGCCCTGGGCCCTGATCCCTTCCCCGTCTGCTCCTATAGGTGACCGTCGGGTTCAGCGGCTGTGtgaagagactgaggctgcaCGGGAGGCCCCTGGGGGCCCCCACACGGATGGCAGGGGTCACACCCTGCATCTCGGGCCCCCTGGAGGCGGGCCTGTTCTTCCCAGGCAGCGGGGGAGTTATCACTTTAGGTCTGTGGGTGCTGGCATCCCAGGCCcgagcagggcagggcagggcagagcaGGGGGCTCTGGGAGGTTCTGGGGAGGGGCCCCCACTTCCTTCTCCATCACAACCCCTCCCCGCAGACCTCCCAGGAGCTACACTGTCTGACGTGGGCCTGGAACTGGAGGTGCGGCCCCTGGCAGTCACCGGCCTGATCTTCCACTTGGGCCAGGCCCGGATGCCCCCCTACTTGCAGCTGCAGGTGACCGAGAAGCAAGTAAGCCTGGCAGAGGTGGCGCGCCAGGGTGGGGTTTGCCTCCCCATTCTGGTGACCTCGGGGGCACAGCCTGACCCTCCCTCCCTACCCCGCCAGGTTCTGCTGCGGGCGGACGACGGAGCAGGGGAGTTCTCCACGTCGGTGACCCGCCCCTCAGTGCTGTGTGATGGCCAGTGGCACCGGCTGGCAGGTGAGGCCCCTCCTGTGGCCAGGGCACTCTGCCACCCCCACCCTTCTGCAGAGGGGGAACCAGGTGGGACTCTGGGTGGGGTGGCTTCTTCTGGGGCTGGAGAGAGGCTGGGCTGGGGACCACCTGGCCTCAGGAGCCCCCTTTCTCCCAGTGATGAAAGGTGGGAACGTGCTCCGGCTGGAGGTGGATGCGCAGAGCAACCACACTGTGGGCCCCTTGCTGGCAGTTGCAGCTGGTGCCCCAGCCCCTCTGTACCTCGGGGGCCTGCCTGGTGAGTGCGGCCTTGATCAAGGGTGGGGGAGCCGCCCCTCAGGACTAGGTGCTGGGTAACCCACCCCCTCCCACTGTCCTGTGATGTGGAATGAGACAGAGGCTGGGTGGGGGACTGACGTCTGGGAAGGGCCTGTGGGTCTCTAGCTGCCCCCCAACCAGCCTTCTTCCATCTTCCCTGCGCCCCCAGAGCCCATGGCCGTGCAGCCCTGGCCCCCCGCCTACCGCGGCTGCATGAGGAGGCTGGCAGTGAACCGGTCCCCCGTCGCCATGACTCGCTCTGCGGAGGTCCACGGGGCAGTGGGGGCCAGTGGCTGCCCAGCCACCTAGGGCACAGCCAACCCCGGCCCCCAGTCAGGCCCCTGCAGCTGACTCACACCGCCCCTCGTGCTCGCCTCATGGGTGTCTATCGGGACTCGGGACTCTAGGCTCTACGGGTGACAGATCTTGTTTCTGAAGATGGTTTAAGTTATATcttcttaaagaataaaatactgcAAAATGTTTTTATACTTGGCCCTTCCACCCATTTTTAATTGTGAGAGATTTGTAATCACTGGTTcctccttaaaaattaaaaagtaacttcTGTGTAACTGAATGTTGACTTAAATACAGAGAGAGGAGTCTCAAGACAGGTCTGGAACCGGCCTGGACAGAGGCACCAAACTCTTCCTGGGATGACTGTTTTCCGTCGTCAGGTCAAATAACTTTCTCTGGGACCCTACAGCAGCTCCTCACGCTAGCACCTGTCCAGCCAAAACTCCCTTTGGGCAAAGAAAGTAAGCGTTGGCAGGTAAAAGAGAAGACTTTATTGTCAGTGGGTGGAGGTGAAAGTGTGCAACGCACTGCAAGCGCCCGGTTCCTCGGAGGATGGCGCGTGGCTCAGTCCAGGCTCATGTCCTCCTCTTCATCTTTCTTGTCCTTCGTGTCGCCCTCTTTCTGCTCGGGCTTGGCGTTGTTCTGCATGGCTTTGGCAAACGCTTCCACATCTAGAACACGTTAAAGACACAGGGTGGTGTCTGTCTAACCCTTGCCCAGAACTGGGGATCCAAGCGATGGGATCAAGGGCAGAAGGGCTGTGACTTTTACCCCATCAGCCCCACTTCTGCAGATCCAGGGGGACAGGAATGGACCCTGCCCCTGGCTCTGGCCCGGAGGTGCAGGTGCAGCCACTTACTTACCACCCTTGTTGGCGGCCTCCACGGCCTCTGCAGGCAGACCGAACTGGCACATGAGGGGGCCCAGCTGCCCCGAGGCCAAGGCTGCGCTGAACATGCCCAGGGCCTGCAAGAAGAGCCAGGCGAGGGCTGAGCTCCACCCTGGGCTGCGCCCCAGAGCCGCACTGCTCAGCTGCCAGCTCTGTGGGTCAGGCACAGGAAGCACTGGCCATAGTGAAGGTGGGGCAgggcctcctcctccctcctgcccactCCCTGAGCACACAGTGGAGGGCACCCTGGGCCCGGCCTCTACCTGCTGGAACTGGGGCGAGGTCAGGGTATTCTGGATCTCGTCCGCGGTCTGCGGGAGTGACTCCCCAGATGGCAAGTAGGGAAGCAGGCGCTCCTGGACGTCCGCGTTGGCGAGGATGGGAGCCATTATCTCCGGCGTCAGCACACTGGCCAGGTCCACTGGGGCACAAGAACACGGCCATCAGCTCGATGACAGCCTAAGTGCCCACACGGAAGGCATGCAAGCAGGGACTCAGCCCATGGCCCCAGTACCCCAGGCGCACACACTAGGCAGATGCCTTGGAAGGTGAGTGTGCGAGGGTCAGCAGGCCCCgtgtccccttcccttcccctcccccccagCTCCAGGCGACAGCACGCATTACCTTGCTGGCTGCCTGCTGGCCCGGCTGGTACATTCATCGTGGCCAGAATGCTCTGGAGGTCGCTCAGCTGGATGGGCTGGGTCGGGCTGGCTGCTGTGCTGGCTCCATTCCCAGAACTGGGCGCGGGGCTCGGGCTAGTTGCTGAGGCAGCTGCTGGAGCAGAAGGGGCTGGGGTGGCACGGGTAGAAGAGGTGGTGGATGACGGGGTGACCGCTGCCGACTGGCTCCGGGAGCTGCGAAGAGAGAGGGCACCGCTGGAGCAGACACGCCCCACACGGCAGGGCCTACTCACGGGGTCCAGGGCGCGGGGCCAGGATTCCCCACTGCCCCTCCCTTAACACTGTGGCGCCTGCCTGGCGGGGCAGGAGCGATGAGGCTCACCTGGAGGAGGAGCTGCTCCCTGGAGGCCCGCTGCTCCCCAGTAAGCTGGCCAGGCCAGGTCCGGTCAGGGCCCCCAGCCCACCTGCGAGGGGCAAGGAAATGCGAGCTCAGGATGCCCTCTAGCCCACCAGGAAgagcctggcccctccccagGCCAGAGGAGCAGGAATTCCCAACACCAAAGCCAGGAAGAAGTGGGGCGGTGGGGACCCACAGGCCTGGAGCAGCAGCGTGGCGTGTGCGGACACTTGTGGCTGTGTTCTGGAAGCAAGGTC of Symphalangus syndactylus isolate Jambi chromosome 24, NHGRI_mSymSyn1-v2.1_pri, whole genome shotgun sequence contains these proteins:
- the ADRM1 gene encoding proteasomal ubiquitin receptor ADRM1 isoform X1 codes for the protein MDGRPRQSLAGQGRLRGLRGPIGGESGRRGGPNAGFRRGPAGAEEEERARTAPLERVWALGRMTTSGALFPSLVPGSRGASNKYLVEFRAGKMSLKGTTVTPDKRKGLVYIQQTDDSLIHFCWKDRTSGNVEDDLIIFPDDCEFKRVPQCPSGRVYVLKFKAGSKRLFFWMQEPKTDQDEEHCRKVNEYLNNPPMPGALGASGSSGHELSALGGEGGLQSLLGNMSHSQLMQLIGPAGLGGLGGLGALTGPGLASLLGSSGPPGSSSSSSSRSQSAAVTPSSTTSSTRATPAPSAPAAASATSPSPAPSSGNGASTAASPTQPIQLSDLQSILATMNVPAGPAGSQQVDLASVLTPEIMAPILANADVQERLLPYLPSGESLPQTADEIQNTLTSPQFQQVEAGPRVPSTVCSGSGQEGGGGPAPPSLWPVLPVPDPQSWQLSSAALGRSPGWSSALAWLFLQALGMFSAALASGQLGPLMCQFGLPAEAVEAANKGGK
- the ADRM1 gene encoding proteasomal ubiquitin receptor ADRM1 isoform X3, whose product is MDGRPRQSLAGQGRLRGLRGPIGGESGRRGGPNAGFRRGPAGAEEEERARTAPLERVWALGRMTTSGALFPSLVPGSRGASNKYLVEFRAGKMSLKGTTVTPDKRKGLVYIQQTDDSLIHFCWKDRTSGNVEDEPKTDQDEEHCRKVNEYLNNPPMPGALGASGSSGHELSALGGEGGLQSLLGNMSHSQLMQLIGPAGLGGLGGLGALTGPGLASLLGSSGPPGSSSSSSSRSQSAAVTPSSTTSSTRATPAPSAPAAASATSPSPAPSSGNGASTAASPTQPIQLSDLQSILATMNVPAGPAGSQQVDLASVLTPEIMAPILANADVQERLLPYLPSGESLPQTADEIQNTLTSPQFQQALGMFSAALASGQLGPLMCQFGLPAEAVEAANKGDVEAFAKAMQNNAKPEQKEGDTKDKKDEEEDMSLD
- the ADRM1 gene encoding proteasomal ubiquitin receptor ADRM1 isoform X4, which codes for MTTSGALFPSLVPGSRGASNKYLVEFRAGKMSLKGTTVTPDKRKGLVYIQQTDDSLIHFCWKDRTSGNVEDDLIIFPDDCEFKRVPQCPSGRVYVLKFKAGSKRLFFWMQEPKTDQDEEHCRKVNEYLNNPPMPGALGASGSSGHELSALGGEGGLQSLLGNMSHSQLMQLIGPAGLGGLGGLGALTGPGLASLLGSSGPPGSSSSSSSRSQSAAVTPSSTTSSTRATPAPSAPAAASATSPSPAPSSGNGASTAASPTQPIQLSDLQSILATMNVPAGPAGSQQVDLASVLTPEIMAPILANADVQERLLPYLPSGESLPQTADEIQNTLTSPQFQQALGMFSAALASGQLGPLMCQFGLPAEAVEAANKGDVEAFAKAMQNNAKPEQKEGDTKDKKDEEEDMSLD